The Kluyvera intermedia genome window below encodes:
- a CDS encoding lysophospholipid acyltransferase family protein has protein sequence MFSLDTVIDDLWPQARPTPWQKKILKRLMHEEEFQQFAARHSHLKGLDTVEQILEHLNIHCAIPVHCLEQIPEHGPLVIIANHPTGTLDGLALLYAVSRVRRDVKVVTNRMLNHLEPLKSLFIPVDNINGRTAKSALQKMDSQLQSGGVLIFFPAGEVSRLTRRGIRDKKWHSGFIKLAAKYRTPLLPVWIDARNSALFYASALMSPNLPLLLLVQQMFRRRNGNLPVTIGQQIAWSSWFTPQATPREMADKCYRHLQLLAKGVPGVFKTESAIARPEPRALLKRELNQAECLGQTTDGKVIYLWQRNGQEDAPLLRELGRLREVAFRAVGEGSGKRRDVDSYDDDYLHLILWDEEDLEIVGAYRFMPTAMQREKRGLAGIYSASLFHYDARMDDILQHGIELGRSFIQPRYWGRRGLDYLWSGIGAYLARYPHYRYLFGPVSISGGLPPAARDLLVAFYRLWFPATHPLAESRRPYPASLPDVLAQFGGEDYGEDLIRLKSLLGNLGCGIPPLYKQYSEVCEPGGVQFIDFGSDPDFNNCVDGLVLVDLTFLKANRYQRYIGVHLTIPQSA, from the coding sequence ATGTTTAGTCTCGACACTGTCATCGATGACCTGTGGCCTCAGGCGAGGCCGACCCCGTGGCAAAAGAAAATCCTCAAAAGATTGATGCATGAGGAAGAGTTCCAACAATTCGCGGCGCGTCACTCCCATCTGAAGGGGCTGGATACGGTCGAACAGATACTCGAACATCTGAATATTCATTGCGCAATTCCAGTCCATTGTCTGGAACAGATCCCGGAACATGGCCCACTGGTTATTATCGCCAACCACCCTACCGGCACGCTTGATGGGCTGGCTTTGCTCTACGCCGTCTCCCGCGTCCGCCGCGATGTGAAAGTCGTGACCAACCGAATGCTGAACCACCTCGAACCGCTAAAATCGCTGTTTATTCCGGTCGATAATATCAATGGTCGCACGGCCAAATCTGCGCTACAGAAAATGGACAGCCAACTGCAAAGCGGCGGCGTGCTGATCTTCTTCCCTGCTGGCGAAGTCTCGCGGCTCACCCGTCGCGGTATTCGCGATAAAAAATGGCACTCCGGCTTTATTAAACTGGCCGCCAAATATCGCACACCGCTGCTGCCTGTCTGGATTGATGCCCGCAACAGCGCCCTGTTTTACGCCAGCGCGCTAATGTCGCCAAATCTGCCGCTGTTGCTATTGGTGCAGCAGATGTTCCGTCGTCGCAACGGAAATTTACCGGTGACAATAGGCCAGCAAATTGCCTGGTCATCCTGGTTTACCCCGCAGGCGACACCCCGTGAGATGGCCGATAAATGCTACCGTCACTTACAGTTACTGGCGAAAGGAGTGCCGGGAGTCTTTAAAACCGAGAGCGCCATTGCCCGCCCTGAACCTCGCGCGTTACTCAAGCGTGAACTCAATCAGGCGGAATGTCTGGGCCAAACGACGGACGGTAAGGTTATCTATCTGTGGCAACGTAATGGTCAAGAAGACGCACCGTTGCTGCGCGAACTCGGACGTCTGCGAGAAGTCGCCTTCCGCGCCGTGGGCGAAGGCAGCGGCAAACGTCGTGACGTTGATTCCTATGATGACGACTACCTGCACCTGATCCTGTGGGATGAAGAGGATCTGGAAATCGTGGGCGCTTACCGTTTTATGCCCACCGCCATGCAGCGAGAAAAGCGCGGGCTTGCGGGGATCTACAGTGCCAGTCTGTTTCATTACGACGCGCGCATGGACGATATTCTCCAGCACGGTATCGAACTGGGACGCAGCTTTATTCAGCCGCGCTACTGGGGGCGTCGCGGGCTGGACTATCTGTGGTCAGGCATCGGCGCGTATCTGGCGCGTTATCCACACTATCGCTACCTGTTCGGCCCGGTCTCTATTTCCGGTGGTTTACCGCCGGCGGCTCGAGATCTGCTGGTCGCCTTCTACCGTTTGTGGTTCCCGGCAACGCACCCGCTGGCAGAATCGCGCCGCCCCTATCCGGCATCGTTACCGGACGTGCTGGCGCAATTCGGCGGTGAGGATTATGGCGAAGATTTAATCCGTCTGAAATCGCTGCTCGGCAACCTCGGCTGCGGCATTCCCCCACTCTACAAACAGTATTCGGAAGTATGCGAGCCGGGCGGCGTGCAGTTTATCGATTTTGGCAGCGACCCGGATTTTAACAACTGCGTGGATGGCCTGGTGTTGGTGGATTTAACGTTTCTTAAAGCTAACCGTTATCAACGGTATATTGGAGTGCATTTAACTATCCCGCAATCAGCATAA
- the tauD gene encoding taurine dioxygenase — protein sequence MSERLAITPLGPYIGAQISGADLTRPLSDNQFEQLYHAVLRHQVVFLREQLISPEQQRALALRFGDLHIHPVYPHAPGVEEIIVLDTHDDNPPDNDNWHTDVTFIDTPPAGAILAAKELPSTGGDTLWTSGIAAYDALSEPFKALLSGLHAEHDFRKSFQEYKYRKTEEEHQRWLDAVAKNPPLLHPVVRTHPVSGKQALFVNEGFTTRIVDVAEKESEALLSFLFAHITKPEFQVRWRWQPNDVAIWDNRVTQHYANADYLPQRRIMHRATILGDKPYYRAG from the coding sequence ATGAGTGAACGTCTGGCCATTACCCCGCTGGGGCCGTATATCGGCGCGCAGATAAGCGGTGCGGATCTTACCCGCCCACTGAGCGATAACCAGTTTGAACAGCTGTATCACGCGGTGTTGCGTCATCAGGTGGTGTTCCTGCGCGAACAACTGATTTCCCCGGAGCAGCAGCGCGCGCTGGCGTTGCGTTTTGGCGACCTGCACATCCACCCGGTTTACCCGCATGCACCGGGCGTGGAAGAGATTATCGTGCTGGATACCCATGACGATAACCCGCCGGATAACGACAACTGGCATACCGACGTGACCTTTATCGACACGCCACCCGCCGGGGCGATTCTGGCGGCGAAAGAGCTGCCATCAACCGGCGGGGATACGCTGTGGACCAGCGGTATTGCGGCCTATGATGCGCTCTCCGAGCCGTTTAAAGCGCTACTGAGCGGTCTGCATGCTGAACATGATTTCCGTAAATCATTCCAGGAATACAAGTACCGTAAAACCGAAGAAGAGCATCAGCGCTGGCTGGACGCAGTGGCTAAGAACCCGCCGTTACTGCATCCGGTAGTGCGAACCCATCCGGTAAGCGGTAAGCAGGCGCTGTTCGTCAACGAAGGATTTACTACCCGAATTGTCGATGTCGCGGAGAAGGAGAGCGAGGCGCTGCTGAGCTTCCTGTTTGCGCATATCACCAAACCGGAGTTTCAGGTGCGCTGGCGCTGGCAGCCGAATGATGTGGCGATTTGGGATAATCGTGTGACGCAGCATTATGCGAATGCTGATTATCTGCCGCAGCGGCGGATTATGCATCGGGCGACGATTCTGGGGGATAAACCCTATTATCGTGCTGGGTGA
- the tauC gene encoding taurine ABC transporter permease TauC gives MSVVINDKPRQRTFKLRWPLSRHLTLSLTTLAVLLAIWWAVTAAALINPLFLPAPGQVLQKLLTIASAQGFMDATLWQHLAASLGRIVVALLAATIVGIPVGIAMGLSPTVRGILDPLIELYRPVPPLAYLPLMVIWFGIGETSKILLIYLAIFAPVAMSALAGVKSAQQVRIRAAQSLGANRAQVLWLVILPGALPEILTGLRIGLGVGWSTLVAAELIAATRGLGFMVQSAGEFLATDVVLAGIAVIAIIAFGLELGLRALQRRLTPWHGEVQ, from the coding sequence ATGAGCGTGGTGATTAACGACAAACCGCGCCAGCGCACGTTCAAGCTGCGCTGGCCGCTCTCCCGTCATCTGACGCTGAGTCTGACAACGCTTGCGGTGCTGCTGGCTATCTGGTGGGCAGTGACGGCGGCAGCGCTTATCAATCCCTTGTTTCTGCCCGCACCTGGACAGGTGCTGCAAAAACTGCTGACCATTGCCAGCGCGCAAGGGTTTATGGATGCCACGTTGTGGCAGCATCTGGCGGCAAGTCTTGGCAGGATCGTCGTGGCACTGCTGGCGGCGACGATCGTCGGGATTCCCGTAGGCATTGCCATGGGATTAAGCCCGACGGTGCGCGGGATCCTCGACCCGTTGATCGAACTATACCGCCCGGTGCCGCCGCTGGCCTATCTGCCGCTGATGGTTATCTGGTTTGGTATTGGTGAGACCTCGAAGATCTTGCTGATTTATCTGGCGATTTTTGCACCTGTCGCTATGTCGGCGCTGGCGGGAGTGAAAAGTGCTCAGCAGGTGCGGATCCGCGCGGCCCAGTCGTTGGGGGCGAATCGAGCACAGGTATTGTGGCTGGTGATTTTGCCCGGCGCGCTGCCGGAGATTTTAACCGGGCTGCGCATCGGCTTAGGAGTGGGCTGGTCAACGCTGGTGGCCGCTGAGCTTATCGCTGCCACCCGGGGGTTAGGTTTTATGGTGCAATCCGCCGGGGAGTTTTTAGCCACTGACGTGGTGCTGGCAGGGATTGCGGTGATCGCGATTATCGCTTTTGGTCTGGAATTAGGGCTGCGTGCGCTACAGCGCCGTCTGACCCCCTGGCATGGAGAAGTACAATGA
- the tauB gene encoding taurine ABC transporter ATP-binding subunit: MLQISHLFADYGGKPALADINLTLDSGELLVVLGPSGCGKTTLLNLVAGFVPYQHGSITLDGKRVEGPGADRGVVFQNEGLLPWRNVQDNVALGLQLAGVNKAERRDIAAQMLKKVGLEGAEKRFIWQLSGGQRQRVGIARALAANPQLLLLDEPFGALDAFTREQMQTLLLKLWHETGKKVLLITHDIEEAIFMATELVLLSPGPGRVLERLPLDFARRFIAGEDCRSIKSDPRFIEQREYVLSRVFEQREAFS, from the coding sequence ATGCTGCAAATCTCGCATCTTTTTGCCGACTACGGCGGTAAACCAGCGCTGGCGGATATCAATCTCACGCTGGACAGCGGTGAACTGCTGGTGGTGCTCGGGCCGTCCGGGTGTGGCAAAACCACCCTGCTGAACCTGGTGGCCGGATTTGTGCCTTATCAGCACGGCAGCATCACTCTTGACGGTAAGCGTGTTGAAGGCCCGGGGGCCGATCGCGGCGTGGTCTTCCAGAATGAAGGGCTGTTGCCGTGGCGTAATGTGCAGGACAACGTGGCGCTGGGCTTACAGCTTGCCGGTGTGAATAAAGCGGAGCGCCGGGACATCGCGGCGCAGATGCTGAAAAAGGTGGGGCTGGAGGGGGCTGAAAAGCGGTTTATCTGGCAACTTTCCGGCGGCCAGCGCCAGCGAGTGGGTATTGCTCGCGCGTTGGCGGCTAATCCGCAGTTGCTGCTGCTGGATGAGCCCTTTGGCGCGCTCGATGCTTTTACCCGCGAGCAGATGCAGACTCTGCTGCTGAAACTGTGGCACGAAACGGGCAAAAAGGTGCTGCTGATTACCCACGACATCGAGGAAGCCATTTTTATGGCGACCGAATTGGTACTGCTGTCGCCGGGGCCGGGACGGGTGCTGGAGCGCTTGCCGCTTGACTTCGCCCGTCGCTTTATTGCCGGGGAAGATTGCCGCAGCATTAAATCCGACCCGCGCTTTATTGAACAGCGCGAGTACGTGCTGAGCCGGGTGTTTGAACAACGGGAGGCCTTCTCATGA
- the tauA gene encoding taurine ABC transporter substrate-binding protein: MAIASRFTLIAATLALLTFQAQAVDVTIAYQTSAEPAKVAQADNTFEKLSGAKPDWRKFDSGASIVRALASGDVQIGNLGSSPLAVAASQKVPIEVFLLASQLGNSEALVVKKAITKPEDLIGKRIAVPFISTTHYSLLAALKHWGIKPGQVQILNLQPPAIIAAWQRGDIDGAYVWAPAVNELEKDGTVLTDSAKVGEWGAPTLDVWVVRKDFAEKHPEVVKAFAKSAIDAQRGYIDNPDKWLAQPENISKLSRLSGVPEADVPGLVKGNTYLTAEQQAQALNGPVNKAIVDTAQFLKEQGKVPDVATDYSQYVTDRFVK; the protein is encoded by the coding sequence ATGGCAATCGCATCGCGTTTCACCCTTATCGCCGCCACGCTGGCGCTGTTAACTTTCCAGGCTCAGGCCGTGGACGTCACTATCGCCTACCAAACCTCAGCCGAACCGGCCAAGGTGGCGCAGGCGGATAACACCTTCGAAAAATTAAGCGGTGCTAAACCGGACTGGCGCAAGTTTGATAGCGGCGCCAGCATCGTGCGAGCGCTGGCCTCCGGCGACGTGCAGATTGGTAACCTCGGTTCAAGCCCGCTGGCGGTTGCCGCCAGTCAAAAGGTGCCGATTGAAGTGTTCCTGCTGGCCTCACAGTTAGGTAATTCCGAAGCGCTGGTGGTGAAAAAAGCCATCACCAAACCGGAAGATTTAATCGGTAAACGCATCGCTGTGCCGTTCATCTCGACCACTCACTACAGCCTGCTGGCTGCGCTAAAACACTGGGGAATTAAGCCCGGTCAGGTACAGATTCTTAACCTCCAGCCACCGGCGATTATCGCCGCCTGGCAGCGTGGGGATATCGACGGGGCTTATGTCTGGGCGCCAGCGGTTAATGAGCTGGAAAAAGACGGCACCGTGCTGACCGACTCGGCGAAAGTCGGTGAGTGGGGCGCGCCAACGCTGGACGTTTGGGTGGTGCGTAAAGACTTCGCGGAAAAACATCCTGAGGTGGTAAAAGCCTTCGCTAAAAGCGCCATTGATGCCCAACGGGGTTATATCGATAACCCGGATAAATGGCTGGCGCAGCCAGAGAACATCAGCAAGCTGTCACGCCTGAGCGGCGTACCCGAAGCGGACGTGCCGGGGCTGGTGAAAGGCAATACCTACCTTACCGCCGAGCAGCAGGCGCAGGCGCTGAATGGCCCGGTTAACAAAGCGATTGTCGATACCGCACAGTTCCTCAAAGAGCAGGGCAAAGTGCCGGATGTGGCAACCGACTACAGCCAGTATGTCACCGACCGTTTTGTGAAATAA
- the mmuM gene encoding homocysteine S-methyltransferase produces the protein MPQNNPLTAILAEHPFVLLDGAMATELEARGCDLTDSLWSAKVLMENPQLIYDVHLDYFRAGAQVAITASYQATPDGFAARGLDEAQSRSLIGKSVELARQARESYLAENPTAKGLLIAGSVGPYGAYLADGSEYRGDYQRSAQVFQEFHRPRVEALLEAGVDLLACETLPSFAEIRALAQLLAEYPVAQAWFSFTLRDSQHLSDGTPLCDVLALLADYPQIVAVGVNCIALENTTDALSYLHSQTPLPLVVYPNSGEHYDAVTKTWHHHGEACATLEGYLPQWLAAGAKLIGGCCRTTPKDIAALKAHC, from the coding sequence ATGCCGCAGAATAATCCTTTAACCGCTATTTTGGCTGAACATCCCTTTGTCCTGCTGGACGGGGCGATGGCGACGGAGCTGGAAGCGCGCGGCTGCGATCTGACGGACAGCCTGTGGTCGGCAAAAGTGCTGATGGAAAACCCGCAGCTGATTTACGACGTGCATCTCGACTACTTCCGCGCCGGGGCGCAGGTGGCGATTACCGCCAGCTATCAGGCAACGCCGGATGGCTTTGCCGCTCGCGGGCTGGATGAAGCGCAGTCGCGATCGCTCATTGGCAAAAGCGTCGAACTGGCTCGCCAGGCGCGCGAATCTTATCTGGCGGAAAATCCGACGGCGAAAGGGTTGTTGATTGCCGGATCGGTCGGGCCTTATGGCGCGTACCTGGCGGACGGTTCGGAGTATCGCGGTGATTATCAACGCAGCGCGCAGGTGTTTCAGGAATTCCACCGTCCGCGCGTGGAAGCGCTGCTGGAGGCGGGTGTCGATCTGCTGGCCTGTGAAACGCTGCCGTCATTCGCTGAGATTCGCGCGCTGGCGCAACTGCTGGCGGAGTATCCGGTGGCGCAGGCGTGGTTCTCATTTACCCTGCGTGACTCGCAGCATCTTAGCGATGGTACGCCGCTGTGCGATGTGCTGGCGCTGCTGGCGGATTATCCGCAGATTGTGGCGGTAGGGGTTAACTGTATCGCGCTGGAAAACACCACGGATGCGCTGTCGTATCTGCACAGCCAGACGCCGCTGCCGCTGGTGGTTTATCCCAATTCAGGCGAGCATTATGATGCGGTGACGAAAACCTGGCATCATCACGGCGAAGCCTGTGCCACGCTTGAGGGTTATCTGCCGCAGTGGCTGGCGGCGGGGGCGAAGCTGATTGGCGGTTGCTGTCGCACGACACCGAAGGATATTGCGGCGCTGAAAGCGCATTGTTGA
- the mmuP gene encoding S-methylmethionine permease codes for MQTTDTTQQGGQLKRTMKTRHLIMLSLGGVIGTGLFFNTGYIISTTGAAGTLLAYLIGALVVWLVMQCLGELSVAMPETGAFHVYAARYLGPATGYTVAWLYWLTWTVALGSSFTAAGFCMQYWFPQVPVWTWCLLFCVLIFGLNIISTRFFAEGEFWFSLVKVITIIAFIVLGGAAIFGFIPMQDGSPAPGLANITAEGWFPHGGLPILMTMVAVNFAFSGTELIGIAAGETQNPHKVIPVAIRTTIARLIIFFIGTVFVLAALIPMQQAGVEKSPFVLVFEKVGIPYAADIFNFVILTAILSAANSGLYASGRMLWSLSNERTLPRCFSQLNKNGVPLVALSVSMLGGLLALFSSIVAPDTVFVALSAISGFAVVAVWISICASHFVFRRRHLQQGKALSELHYRAPWYPLVPILGFILCLVACVGLAFDPSQRIALWCGLPFVALCYGAYFLTRSRQTQQEPQHAAE; via the coding sequence ATGCAAACCACAGACACAACACAACAAGGTGGGCAACTAAAGCGCACCATGAAAACCCGTCACCTGATTATGCTGTCGCTGGGTGGCGTTATTGGCACAGGGCTCTTTTTCAATACCGGCTATATCATCTCCACCACCGGCGCGGCGGGTACGCTCTTAGCCTATCTGATTGGCGCACTGGTGGTCTGGCTGGTGATGCAATGCCTCGGCGAACTGTCGGTAGCAATGCCGGAAACCGGCGCTTTCCACGTTTATGCCGCACGCTATCTTGGCCCGGCAACGGGCTATACGGTGGCCTGGCTCTACTGGCTGACCTGGACCGTGGCGCTTGGTTCCAGCTTTACCGCCGCCGGATTTTGTATGCAGTACTGGTTCCCGCAGGTGCCGGTGTGGACATGGTGCTTACTGTTCTGCGTGCTGATTTTTGGCCTAAACATTATCTCCACCCGCTTCTTTGCTGAAGGGGAGTTCTGGTTCTCGTTGGTAAAGGTGATTACCATCATCGCGTTTATCGTCCTGGGCGGCGCGGCGATATTTGGTTTTATTCCGATGCAGGACGGCTCACCCGCGCCGGGTCTCGCCAACATTACCGCTGAAGGCTGGTTCCCGCACGGTGGCTTGCCGATCCTGATGACTATGGTGGCGGTGAACTTTGCCTTCTCGGGCACCGAGCTTATCGGCATTGCTGCCGGTGAGACGCAAAATCCGCATAAAGTGATTCCGGTGGCGATCCGCACCACCATTGCGCGGCTGATTATTTTCTTTATCGGCACCGTTTTTGTGCTGGCGGCGTTGATCCCGATGCAGCAGGCGGGCGTGGAGAAAAGTCCGTTTGTGTTGGTGTTTGAAAAGGTCGGTATTCCGTATGCGGCGGACATCTTTAACTTCGTTATTCTGACCGCGATTTTGTCGGCGGCAAACTCCGGCCTGTATGCTTCCGGGCGTATGCTGTGGTCGCTTTCCAACGAGCGCACGTTGCCGCGTTGTTTCTCGCAATTGAATAAAAATGGCGTGCCGCTGGTGGCGCTGTCGGTCAGTATGCTGGGCGGTTTACTGGCGCTATTTTCCAGTATTGTGGCACCGGATACCGTATTCGTGGCGTTGTCGGCGATTTCCGGTTTTGCGGTGGTGGCGGTGTGGATTAGCATCTGCGCCTCGCACTTTGTCTTCCGCCGTCGTCATCTTCAACAGGGGAAAGCCCTGAGCGAACTGCACTACCGCGCACCGTGGTATCCGCTGGTGCCAATATTAGGCTTTATTCTGTGCCTGGTGGCCTGCGTCGGGCTGGCCTTTGATCCGTCGCAGCGTATTGCGCTATGGTGCGGGCTGCCGTTCGTGGCGCTGTGTTATGGTGCCTACTTCTTAACGCGTTCACGTCAAACCCAACAGGAGCCGCAGCATGCCGCAGAATAA
- a CDS encoding cupin domain-containing protein, translating into MAYQLNLNWPEFLEKYWQKQPVVLKNAFPNFVDPITPDELAGLTMEMEVSSRLVSHDDGVWSASHGPFESFDHLGEKNWSLLAQAVNHWHEPAAELVTPFRVLPDWRLDDLMISFSVPGGGVGPHIDPYDVFIIQGMGRRRWRVGDALPLKQHCPHPALLHVEPFTPIIEVEMEPGDILYIPPGFPHDGFTYEATLNYSVGFRGPNGRELISSFADYVLENDLGEKYYTDPDLTCREHAGKVEDHELERLRTLMIDMIRQPNDFKQWFGSFASTPRHELDIAPAEPPFEPEEVAAALEDGETLRRLNGLRVLNVGGSFFINSERLETCSPQAADVLSRYTVLDKTYFGEALQNPAFIVELTGLINQGYWFFAE; encoded by the coding sequence ATGGCTTATCAACTGAATCTTAACTGGCCAGAATTTTTAGAAAAATACTGGCAAAAGCAGCCGGTAGTGTTAAAAAACGCGTTCCCAAACTTCGTCGACCCGATTACCCCGGATGAACTGGCCGGTCTGACGATGGAGATGGAAGTTAGCAGCCGTCTGGTAAGCCATGACGACGGTGTCTGGTCTGCAAGCCATGGGCCGTTTGAAAGTTTTGACCACCTGGGTGAGAAAAACTGGTCATTGCTGGCGCAGGCGGTAAACCACTGGCATGAGCCTGCTGCGGAACTGGTCACACCGTTTCGTGTGCTGCCGGACTGGCGTCTGGACGATCTGATGATCTCCTTCTCCGTACCGGGCGGCGGTGTGGGGCCGCATATCGACCCCTACGATGTGTTTATTATTCAGGGGATGGGGCGTCGCCGCTGGCGTGTGGGCGATGCGCTGCCGTTAAAACAGCACTGTCCGCATCCGGCCCTGCTGCACGTTGAGCCGTTTACCCCGATTATTGAAGTGGAAATGGAGCCGGGCGATATTCTTTATATCCCGCCAGGATTCCCACATGACGGTTTTACTTACGAAGCTACGCTGAACTACTCCGTCGGTTTCCGTGGGCCGAACGGTCGAGAGCTTATCAGCAGTTTTGCCGACTACGTGTTGGAAAACGATCTGGGTGAGAAGTATTACACCGATCCTGATCTCACTTGCCGTGAACATGCAGGGAAAGTTGAAGATCATGAACTTGAGCGTCTGCGTACGTTGATGATCGACATGATCCGCCAGCCGAATGATTTCAAGCAGTGGTTCGGTAGCTTTGCCTCAACGCCGCGCCATGAGCTGGATATTGCGCCAGCTGAGCCACCGTTTGAACCGGAAGAAGTGGCGGCAGCGCTGGAAGATGGCGAGACTCTGCGCCGCCTGAACGGCCTGCGTGTACTGAATGTGGGCGGCAGCTTCTTTATTAACAGCGAACGTCTGGAAACCTGCTCCCCGCAGGCGGCGGATGTGTTGAGCCGTTACACCGTGCTGGATAAAACCTACTTTGGTGAGGCGCTGCAAAACCCGGCGTTTATTGTTGAGCTGACTGGCCTGATTAATCAGGGGTATTGGTTCTTCGCGGAATAA
- a CDS encoding diguanylate cyclase, with the protein MDKQFTRQERDNSARLADLLHHNTDWVWEVDAQSRYVWVSEVVKNQLGYTPEEVLGRTPFDFMAPGETERLKKSFEDILASKQPFSGLINRNLRADGSVVILETSGIPLFDEHGTLTGYRGTDRDISLLGERVLQLESIYQNTPLALCVINRSGQLTRANKAMGELLGETEETLIGKPLAEIVPEWHSLLQQDFILLDSGHQITSQEVFLHGRYFYIKPMPVHDAGGSVAGISAAWMDITDRKLAEEQLASANQTLLQYAERDHLTGLFNRRYMDERLNDEITRAQREGTSLSLCMADIDFFKRYNDTYGHQAGDQVLRSVAEALRGGLRPADCVSRYGGEEFLVILPDTDGEGAQAVAERLRERVQALGIEHESSSIDCMLTISLGVMTWDASRLVCNIQSTGHISAELISSSDAALYRAKQQGRNRVVVA; encoded by the coding sequence ATGGATAAGCAGTTTACGCGGCAGGAAAGGGATAATTCGGCACGTCTGGCGGATCTTTTGCATCACAATACCGATTGGGTGTGGGAAGTGGATGCCCAAAGCCGATATGTCTGGGTCTCGGAGGTGGTGAAAAACCAGCTTGGCTATACGCCAGAAGAGGTGCTGGGCCGTACGCCGTTCGACTTTATGGCTCCCGGGGAAACGGAACGGCTGAAAAAAAGCTTCGAAGATATCCTGGCGTCGAAACAACCCTTCTCAGGATTGATAAACCGTAATTTGCGCGCGGACGGTAGCGTGGTGATCCTCGAAACCAGCGGGATCCCGCTGTTTGATGAGCACGGAACATTAACGGGTTATCGCGGCACCGATCGCGATATCTCTTTGCTTGGCGAACGCGTGCTGCAACTCGAATCTATCTACCAGAATACGCCGCTGGCGCTGTGTGTTATCAATCGCAGCGGCCAGTTGACCAGAGCGAATAAGGCGATGGGCGAATTGCTGGGGGAGACAGAAGAAACGCTGATAGGGAAACCTCTCGCCGAGATTGTGCCGGAATGGCACTCGTTGTTGCAGCAGGATTTTATTTTGCTGGATAGCGGTCATCAGATTACCAGCCAGGAGGTGTTTCTCCACGGGCGTTATTTTTATATCAAACCGATGCCAGTGCATGACGCTGGCGGCAGCGTGGCGGGCATTTCTGCGGCGTGGATGGATATCACCGACCGCAAACTGGCAGAGGAGCAACTGGCTAGCGCTAACCAAACGTTGCTGCAATATGCCGAGCGGGATCATCTGACCGGCCTGTTTAACCGGCGCTATATGGATGAACGGCTTAATGATGAAATTACCCGTGCTCAGCGTGAAGGCACTTCACTCTCATTGTGTATGGCCGATATTGATTTCTTTAAGCGTTATAACGATACCTACGGCCATCAGGCGGGCGACCAGGTGCTGCGTTCCGTCGCTGAAGCACTTCGAGGGGGCCTGCGTCCGGCGGATTGCGTGAGCCGCTATGGGGGAGAAGAGTTCCTGGTCATATTGCCGGATACCGACGGCGAGGGCGCTCAGGCCGTTGCCGAGCGTCTGCGTGAGCGGGTGCAGGCGCTCGGGATTGAACATGAAAGCAGCTCAATTGACTGCATGTTAACCATTAGTCTGGGGGTGATGACCTGGGACGCGTCGCGGCTGGTCTGTAATATTCAAAGCACAGGTCATATCAGCGCTGAGCTGATTAGCAGCAGCGATGCCGCGCTGTATCGAGCGAAACAGCAGGGGCGAAACCGCGTGGTGGTGGCCTGA
- a CDS encoding ECs_2282 family putative zinc-binding protein, which yields MISIEYLCPDCATVIVISNIEKIKNSQDEYPLKCPACGGHISKDALITFARQKAQAMIDEALSQLKKTVL from the coding sequence GTGATTTCAATTGAATATTTATGTCCTGATTGTGCAACGGTAATAGTCATATCCAATATTGAAAAAATCAAAAATTCGCAAGATGAATACCCGCTTAAGTGTCCTGCCTGTGGCGGTCACATCAGTAAAGACGCGCTAATCACATTCGCGCGTCAAAAAGCACAGGCAATGATTGATGAAGCGTTATCACAGCTAAAAAAGACGGTGCTTTAA
- a CDS encoding 4-hydroxyphenylacetate 3-monooxygenase reductase subunit: MQLDEQRLRFRDAMASLSAAVNVVTTEGEAGRCGITATAVCSVTDSPPSVMVCINANSAMNPVFQGNGKLCINVLNHDQEIMARHFAGMTGMAMDERFSLTGWQHGALAQPVLSNALASLEGEIRQVQTIGSHLVYLVEIQNIALAEEEGHGLVYFKRRFHPVMMEVAALA, translated from the coding sequence ATGCAATTAGATGAACAACGCCTGCGTTTTCGCGATGCGATGGCCAGCCTCTCGGCTGCTGTAAACGTTGTCACGACCGAGGGTGAAGCCGGGCGCTGCGGCATCACCGCTACAGCGGTCTGTTCGGTGACGGATTCGCCGCCGTCGGTGATGGTGTGTATCAATGCCAATAGCGCGATGAACCCGGTATTTCAGGGGAACGGCAAGCTGTGTATTAACGTGCTCAACCACGATCAGGAGATCATGGCGCGTCATTTTGCTGGAATGACCGGCATGGCTATGGATGAGCGTTTTAGCCTCACTGGCTGGCAGCATGGCGCGTTAGCGCAACCGGTTTTGAGCAATGCGCTGGCGAGTCTGGAAGGGGAAATTCGCCAGGTACAGACCATCGGTAGCCATTTGGTTTATCTGGTGGAGATCCAGAATATTGCGCTGGCGGAAGAAGAGGGGCACGGACTGGTCTACTTTAAACGCCGTTTTCATCCGGTGATGATGGAAGTGGCTGCGTTAGCCTAG